The segment GTGGCCCGGAGAAGCTACACGTCTCTGTCGCACCGAACTCCGCCCGCAAGGACGTACTCACCGTCCAGCTCGATGGCGCCGCGGCAGCTGCCACCGTGTCACCCGGGTGGCAGGTGAGTCCCCGGCACGGCCTCGACCTGCCGCGAGCCGAGTCACGCCGCTACGGCGTGCAGCAGCCGCGGGCCACGACGCGCCACCAGCACGAGGACGGGCGTCCCGGAGCACGGCTCGCGCGGCAACACCCGCTAAGCCCCTTACTTCACCGCGCCCATGGACAGGCCGCGGACGAGCTGCTTCTGTGCGATCCAGCCGGCGATGATCACCGGCAGCGACGCGAGCGTGGCGGCGGCGGACAGCTGCGCGAAGTACTGGCCCTTGGTGGTGATGAAGCCGACAAGAAACACCGGCACGGTGGCCGCGTTCGACGCGGTCAGGTTGACCGCGAAGAAGAACTCGTTCCACGAGAAGATCAGGCAGATCAACGCCGTGGCGGCCAGCCCGGGCGCGATCACCGGCAGCACGATCTGCCACATGGTGCGCCACTGCCCGGCACCGTCAACCGCCGCGGCCTCCACGATGGCTTCAGGCACCTCGAGGAAGAACGACCGCATCATCCACACGGCGATCGGCAGGTTGATCGCCGTGTAGAGGATTACCAGGGTCCATACGTTGTCGACCATGTTCAGCGCCTGCGCCGCGACGTACAGCGGCACGATGACCGCGGCGACCGGGAGCATCTTCGTGGAGATGAAGAAGAACAACACGTCCTGGGT is part of the Streptosporangiales bacterium genome and harbors:
- a CDS encoding ABC transporter permease subunit; translation: MSTAVVGRRSGKAGLLTAVTWIVALGFFFPVLWMVLTAFKQEKDAYTDVPRVVFAPTLEQFAGVFERGVAPYLANSAFATLMSTVLVVLLATPAAYALSMRPVKKTQDVLFFFISTKMLPVAAVIVPLYVAAQALNMVDNVWTLVILYTAINLPIAVWMMRSFFLEVPEAIVEAAAVDGAGQWRTMWQIVLPVIAPGLAATALICLIFSWNEFFFAVNLTASNAATVPVFLVGFITTKGQYFAQLSAAATLASLPVIIAGWIAQKQLVRGLSMGAVK